A single Elaeis guineensis isolate ETL-2024a chromosome 15, EG11, whole genome shotgun sequence DNA region contains:
- the LOC105034746 gene encoding photosystem II 5 kDa protein, chloroplastic, protein MATSLTMMASFLGSVSIGDRPSSINHRRSLVVTNAATEVQCQEMAKPADSNGRDDKGSSRRAAMLAVAAAAVCAIGISSQGMAIAGEEPKRGSPEARKFYAPVCVTMPTARICNK, encoded by the coding sequence ATGGCAACATCACTCACCATGATGGCTTCCTTCTTGGGCAGTGTCAGCATTGGTGACCGGCCCTCATCGATCAACCATCGCCGGAGCCTCGTCGTGACCAATGCAGCCACCGAGGTCCAATGCCAAGAGATGGCAAAGCCGGCCGACAGCAACGGCCGCGACGACAAGGGAAGCAGTAGGAGAGCTGCGATGCTTGCGGTTGCGGCCGCTGCAGTCTGTGCTATTGGGATCAGCAGCCAGGGGATGGCAATCGCTGGTGAGGAACCGAAGCGGGGATCACCGGAGGCTAGGAAGTTCTATGCTCCAGTGTGTGTGACCATGCCGACCGCGAGGATCTGCAACAAGTGA